In Coriobacteriia bacterium, one genomic interval encodes:
- a CDS encoding flippase-like domain-containing protein: MGHVRVRGVQSRRLRIKPRTILTLALAIILVVAAVTQRDQVAQIVQAMSRGAVVPLLAACALEGCRVTFHALAYTRSFKVIGADVPLRATIPAWFKAVFMNTVVSSGGVSGLAAVVDTARSRGVPVGSATSATVFTQTCFYSASFLIILVGFFVMGMSGTLTVRDVLFGSVIGVSAAVFLGLLLLGHLKPGLLQRGMRWIEALVVRACRLVRLKRAPRPWADSLVRSFSTAASELSRRPRKALAVFATMVVAMGFDMLAFMASGIAFGIARPDALLGGYVTALVFNSFTVTPGGVGVVETLASAVLSGYGYPGTLAVSAVLTYRALMYWIPFAIGGVMMRATGAFSLGSAANAPAAGSESAVRRTLGAFLASRLDRRTAMCALLVAVVAVFEIVCAALPPDAAMVDLLERYMPAGGAINPVVVVVVGYFLLLLVPGLLMHDQGCWLLGIVSLLLLGVTAALSGHGLGGIVLVIVALALLVVWQGCFTERTFLRRLGRLVVVLLYAMALAVLYAVIGMVALRGSLPGSPGVLDAAWMGVQTLVTLPAGLEPGTHALWFATSVRAVMATLMVCLVFVIGRRMVERLHAYNRPEAREMRAFNRAAARKAADLRKADRAQRRAEKLEEMGLRRRAGRAAGEREPVVPGPGDAPSPPEDGEPGEDGSVAPDPESGTPDPEPAAPGSGDTSLSPEDGEPEASASGPTVLDSLPASGSSPTFTSENDEASR, translated from the coding sequence GTGGGACACGTTCGAGTGCGAGGCGTTCAGAGCCGCCGCCTGCGCATCAAGCCGCGCACGATCCTCACGCTGGCCCTCGCCATCATCCTCGTCGTCGCGGCCGTCACTCAACGCGATCAGGTCGCCCAGATCGTTCAGGCTATGTCGCGCGGGGCCGTCGTGCCGTTGCTTGCCGCCTGCGCGCTCGAGGGCTGCCGCGTCACGTTCCACGCGCTTGCCTACACACGCTCGTTCAAGGTCATCGGCGCAGACGTCCCGCTGCGGGCCACGATTCCCGCCTGGTTCAAGGCCGTCTTCATGAACACGGTCGTCTCGTCAGGAGGCGTGTCGGGGCTGGCGGCCGTCGTAGACACGGCCCGCTCGCGCGGCGTGCCCGTGGGGTCGGCGACGTCCGCCACGGTGTTCACGCAGACGTGCTTCTACTCGGCGTCGTTTCTCATCATTCTCGTCGGCTTCTTCGTCATGGGGATGAGCGGCACGCTGACGGTGCGCGACGTGCTGTTCGGCTCCGTCATCGGCGTGTCCGCCGCTGTGTTTCTCGGCCTGCTGCTGCTCGGCCACCTCAAGCCGGGCCTCCTACAGCGCGGCATGCGCTGGATCGAGGCGCTTGTCGTGCGCGCCTGCCGCCTCGTGCGTCTCAAGCGCGCGCCCAGGCCGTGGGCCGACAGCCTCGTGCGCTCGTTCAGCACGGCCGCCAGCGAGCTGTCCCGAAGGCCCCGCAAGGCGCTCGCCGTCTTCGCGACGATGGTCGTGGCCATGGGCTTCGACATGCTTGCGTTCATGGCGTCCGGCATTGCGTTCGGTATCGCGCGGCCCGACGCCCTGCTCGGCGGCTACGTGACGGCCCTCGTCTTTAACAGCTTCACCGTGACGCCAGGCGGCGTGGGCGTCGTCGAGACGCTTGCCTCGGCCGTGCTGTCGGGCTACGGTTATCCTGGCACGCTGGCCGTCTCGGCCGTGCTCACCTACCGCGCGCTCATGTACTGGATCCCGTTTGCTATCGGCGGCGTCATGATGCGGGCGACGGGCGCGTTCTCGCTGGGATCTGCTGCCAATGCGCCGGCCGCGGGCTCGGAGTCTGCAGTACGGCGGACGCTGGGCGCCTTCCTTGCGAGCCGGCTCGATAGGCGGACGGCGATGTGCGCCCTGCTCGTGGCAGTTGTCGCCGTGTTCGAGATCGTGTGCGCCGCCCTGCCGCCCGACGCCGCCATGGTGGACCTGCTGGAGCGCTACATGCCGGCGGGCGGGGCCATAAACCCCGTGGTCGTTGTCGTCGTGGGCTATTTCCTGCTGCTTCTCGTCCCCGGTCTTCTCATGCACGATCAGGGCTGCTGGCTGCTGGGCATCGTGTCCCTGCTGCTGCTTGGCGTGACTGCGGCGCTGTCGGGCCACGGCCTGGGTGGCATCGTGCTCGTTATCGTGGCCCTCGCGCTGCTCGTCGTGTGGCAGGGGTGCTTCACGGAGCGCACGTTCCTGCGGCGCCTCGGCCGGCTCGTCGTCGTGCTTCTCTACGCGATGGCCCTTGCCGTGCTGTATGCCGTCATCGGTATGGTGGCGCTGCGCGGAAGCCTGCCAGGGTCGCCGGGAGTCCTTGACGCCGCGTGGATGGGCGTCCAGACGCTCGTGACGCTGCCTGCGGGCCTTGAGCCGGGAACGCATGCCCTGTGGTTTGCGACGAGCGTTCGCGCCGTGATGGCGACGCTCATGGTGTGCCTCGTGTTCGTCATCGGCAGGCGGATGGTTGAGCGCCTGCACGCATACAACCGTCCCGAGGCGCGCGAGATGCGGGCGTTCAACCGAGCGGCCGCGCGCAAGGCGGCTGACCTGCGCAAGGCAGATCGGGCGCAGCGTCGTGCCGAGAAGCTCGAGGAGATGGGCTTGCGTCGCCGGGCGGGGCGCGCGGCGGGCGAGCGCGAGCCGGTCGTGCCGGGTCCCGGGGATGCCCCGTCGCCGCCGGAGGATGGCGAGCCCGGCGAGGACGGCTCCGTGGCGCCCGACCCCGAGTCCGGTACGCCTGATCCCGAGCCTGCCGCGCCGGGTTCCGGGGATACCTCGCTTTCGCCGGAGGATGGCGAGCCCGAGGCGAGCGCCTCTGGGCCCACTGTGCTCGACTCATTGCCGGCATCCGGCTCTTCGCCCACTTTTACCAGCGAGAATGACGAGGCATCACGATGA
- a CDS encoding gamma carbonic anhydrase family protein encodes MIRAFEDKVPSIGERVYVDASAQVLADVTLGDDVAVYPGSVIRGDVDPIVIGAGSVVEDGCLLHADVGGLTIGRDVVMGHGAIVHGARVGDRTLICMGATVLRDSVIGEGCLIAAGALVTEGKVIPPHSVVMGVPGRVVRQTTPEDDRRIREAIDYYRELDARYRVPGAVRVIEDSGAVEAR; translated from the coding sequence ATGATTCGTGCGTTTGAGGACAAGGTTCCCTCCATTGGCGAGCGCGTCTATGTGGATGCGTCCGCCCAGGTGTTGGCCGATGTCACGCTCGGAGACGACGTCGCTGTCTATCCCGGCAGCGTCATCCGCGGCGACGTTGATCCCATCGTCATCGGCGCAGGCTCCGTCGTCGAGGACGGCTGCCTGCTGCACGCCGACGTGGGCGGGCTGACCATCGGGCGCGACGTCGTCATGGGGCACGGGGCCATCGTGCACGGCGCGCGTGTGGGCGACAGGACGCTCATCTGCATGGGTGCGACCGTGCTGCGCGATTCCGTCATCGGCGAAGGCTGTCTCATCGCGGCCGGGGCGCTCGTGACGGAGGGCAAGGTCATCCCGCCGCACTCCGTCGTCATGGGCGTGCCGGGGCGCGTCGTGCGCCAGACGACGCCCGAGGACGATCGCCGCATCCGCGAGGCGATCGACTACTACCGCGAGCTCGATGCCCGCTATCGTGTTCCGGGTGCCGTCCGTGTTATCGAGGACTCCGGTGCCGTCGAGGCCCGGTAA
- a CDS encoding ammonia-forming cytochrome c nitrite reductase subunit c552 — MFKASHVKKAAMLSASLALCATIGVSAALAGPSPSASADTSSDSASKDMLMEDWGARYPLEYGSFVEETIKDGKLEGHYSLKAKLLAPGERVMRADGQTDTKLVDTDGDYNTGDVIVHGLEYDPAEQRWFVPITDLDDLSGTRERMGCYSCKSKNYDYWLEDYGASSFTEKMTGDFVSYMNGQVWSCNTCHNGDPATSAPDATLTYWLTLAHGEEQQVDAGDRVCGQCHNSYDHRSRITSQEVMESFEPYQYGFDVESVYKAAMEDGIYTTDDLGIDISCLDHPDVEFMQNSAHDLAGLTCIDCHMPITTDEESGTEFTYHNASASPTDNPVAMEKCLTCHASDDIQTTDDMLSMVRDTQAKAAAAIEELDGKFTQAHDAIAAAIDSGMDEQLIQQARDDYSLAEAFYHYTKGGKNDGSKIVHNATVGFENYERSGELLDGIISSLSA; from the coding sequence ATGTTTAAGGCTTCTCACGTGAAGAAGGCGGCGATGCTATCTGCGTCGCTCGCCCTATGCGCCACCATCGGCGTCAGCGCGGCGCTAGCTGGCCCATCACCCAGCGCGAGCGCAGACACATCATCCGACAGCGCCTCAAAAGACATGCTCATGGAGGACTGGGGAGCCCGCTACCCGCTCGAATACGGCTCGTTTGTTGAGGAAACCATCAAAGACGGCAAGCTCGAAGGCCACTACTCGCTCAAGGCCAAACTGCTCGCCCCCGGCGAGCGCGTCATGCGCGCCGATGGCCAGACTGACACGAAGCTCGTAGACACAGACGGCGACTACAACACCGGCGACGTCATCGTGCATGGCCTTGAGTATGACCCTGCCGAGCAGCGCTGGTTCGTGCCCATCACCGACCTCGACGACCTATCGGGCACGCGCGAGCGCATGGGCTGCTATTCGTGCAAGTCGAAGAACTACGATTACTGGCTCGAGGACTACGGCGCCAGCTCGTTTACCGAGAAGATGACGGGCGACTTCGTGTCGTACATGAACGGCCAGGTGTGGAGCTGCAACACCTGTCATAACGGCGACCCGGCCACGAGCGCGCCCGACGCAACGCTGACGTACTGGCTCACGCTCGCACATGGCGAGGAGCAGCAGGTCGACGCCGGCGACCGCGTGTGCGGCCAGTGCCATAACTCCTACGATCACCGCAGTCGCATCACGAGCCAGGAGGTCATGGAGTCGTTCGAGCCCTATCAGTACGGCTTCGACGTGGAATCCGTCTATAAGGCCGCCATGGAGGACGGCATCTACACCACCGACGACCTGGGCATCGACATCAGCTGCCTTGACCACCCCGACGTTGAGTTCATGCAGAACAGCGCACACGACCTTGCCGGTCTGACGTGCATTGACTGCCACATGCCCATAACAACCGACGAGGAGTCCGGCACCGAGTTCACGTACCACAACGCTTCGGCCTCGCCCACGGACAACCCCGTCGCCATGGAGAAATGCCTGACGTGCCACGCGAGCGATGACATCCAGACCACCGACGACATGCTCTCGATGGTGCGCGACACGCAGGCCAAGGCCGCCGCGGCAATCGAGGAGTTGGACGGCAAGTTCACGCAGGCCCACGACGCCATTGCCGCCGCCATCGACAGCGGCATGGATGAGCAGCTCATCCAGCAAGCGCGCGACGACTACTCGCTGGCCGAAGCGTTCTACCACTACACGAAGGGCGGCAAGAACGACGGTTCCAAGATCGTTCACAACGCCACGGTTGGCTTCGAGAACTACGAGCGCTCCGGAGAGCTGCTCGACGGGATCATCTCCAGCCTGAGCGCCTAA
- a CDS encoding ABC transporter substrate-binding protein: MALHTSGTGNPPSASPATGVLQAPALTRRAFLAGALATATALACAGASSTRQLARAGEAINPAYDADTTGAVSGGILRWYVSNPGAIEPFGAEENQGIEICSNLFETLTRYDYANGRVVPQACESYEANDDATRFTFHLRPEATFHNGQPVTARDYKYAWERICRGDFKPAPSAVGYKIEQVKGASEMMAGQATELDVECPDDYTLVVNLAYPFAEFDAVVADVISAPVPYGCTDTEEDFQKFRVAPVGNGPFMMDGEWVDGQHINVKRYEGYWGDKPFLDGVNFQVFSDDQTAWMEFMGGNLDYTVIPSGQFEASIAQYGEAGGDGYVANPGAQVLTGDQNSTYYLLCNLSDDIAGNKDVRIGMSYAINRQAICETVLQGTRTPADNMLTPIMPGYESAGWDFCPPEGDAELASEYFDKAGYPVGADGKRGLSVTLACNPGSSNEDILSMIQADLGKVGVDAQIETQEWAAYLDGLQNGNYQFGRLGWVGFIPSPYYVFNDLFRTGTGGNWSFYSNSEFDETFLAASQLLDADERTAAYQKANAILAEDFPVIPLFFYRHYYVTSSRVHNLFFGPDNVAVLTKAWLEE; encoded by the coding sequence ATGGCTCTGCACACATCCGGCACCGGCAATCCCCCGAGCGCATCCCCTGCAACCGGAGTTTTGCAGGCACCCGCGCTTACGAGGCGCGCCTTCCTTGCGGGCGCACTCGCGACGGCGACAGCGCTCGCCTGCGCGGGAGCGTCCAGCACCCGGCAGCTCGCGCGGGCAGGCGAGGCCATCAACCCAGCCTACGACGCCGACACGACGGGCGCCGTCAGCGGCGGCATCCTGCGCTGGTACGTCAGCAACCCCGGCGCCATCGAGCCGTTCGGCGCCGAGGAGAACCAGGGCATCGAAATCTGCTCGAACCTCTTTGAGACGCTGACCCGCTACGACTACGCAAATGGACGCGTCGTGCCCCAGGCCTGCGAAAGCTACGAGGCCAACGACGACGCCACGCGGTTCACGTTCCACCTGCGCCCCGAGGCCACGTTCCACAACGGGCAGCCCGTTACAGCACGCGACTACAAGTACGCGTGGGAGCGCATCTGCCGCGGGGACTTCAAGCCGGCTCCCTCTGCCGTGGGCTACAAGATCGAGCAGGTCAAGGGTGCCTCCGAGATGATGGCGGGGCAGGCCACCGAGCTCGACGTCGAGTGCCCCGACGACTACACGCTCGTCGTGAATCTCGCCTACCCCTTCGCGGAGTTCGACGCCGTCGTCGCCGACGTCATCAGCGCACCCGTGCCCTACGGATGCACCGACACCGAGGAGGACTTCCAGAAGTTCCGTGTCGCCCCCGTCGGCAACGGCCCCTTCATGATGGATGGCGAGTGGGTCGACGGCCAGCACATCAACGTGAAGCGCTACGAGGGGTACTGGGGCGACAAGCCGTTCCTCGACGGCGTGAACTTCCAGGTGTTCAGCGACGACCAGACGGCCTGGATGGAGTTCATGGGCGGCAACCTAGACTACACCGTCATCCCGTCCGGCCAGTTTGAGGCGTCTATCGCGCAATACGGCGAGGCCGGCGGCGACGGCTACGTGGCCAACCCCGGCGCACAGGTGCTCACTGGCGACCAGAACTCGACGTACTACCTGCTGTGCAACCTCTCCGACGACATAGCCGGCAACAAGGACGTGCGCATCGGCATGTCGTACGCCATCAATCGCCAGGCTATCTGCGAGACGGTGCTGCAGGGCACGCGCACGCCGGCGGACAACATGCTGACGCCCATCATGCCCGGTTACGAGAGCGCGGGGTGGGACTTCTGCCCGCCCGAGGGCGATGCTGAGCTCGCCTCAGAATACTTCGACAAGGCGGGCTACCCCGTCGGCGCCGACGGCAAGCGCGGCCTGTCCGTCACGCTGGCGTGCAACCCGGGCTCTTCCAACGAGGACATCCTCTCGATGATCCAGGCCGACCTGGGCAAGGTGGGCGTGGACGCGCAGATCGAGACGCAGGAGTGGGCAGCCTACCTCGACGGACTGCAGAACGGAAACTACCAGTTCGGCCGCCTGGGATGGGTCGGGTTCATCCCGTCGCCCTACTACGTGTTCAACGACCTGTTCCGCACGGGAACGGGTGGCAACTGGTCGTTCTACTCCAACAGCGAGTTTGACGAGACGTTCCTGGCTGCATCCCAGCTGCTCGATGCCGACGAGCGCACGGCTGCCTACCAGAAAGCCAACGCCATCTTGGCCGAGGACTTCCCGGTGATCCCGCTGTTCTTCTACCGGCACTACTACGTGACGTCGAGCCGCGTGCACAACCTGTTCTTTGGGCCCGACAACGTCGCCGTGCTCACGAAAGCCTGGCTCGAGGAGTAA
- a CDS encoding PFL family protein, producing the protein MSITIQEIGETLSMVAQQNLDVRTITMGINTMSCIDEDIQVMARKVYDRLTSAAERLVPVAESLEREYGIPIVNKRISVTPMAQLAAATPATDLVPLAQALDDAAATVGVDFVGGFSALVQKGMGDGDLRLINCIPDALASTNRVCSSVNLASVRAGINMDAVFKMAQVIKATAEKTADNHCYGAAKLVVFANMVEDSPFMAGAVHGSGEGDEVINVGVSGPGVMAAALKQLSPQADMQTVAETIKATAFKITRVGELMAREASKRLGVQMGIVDLSLAPTPAIGDSVAEILEIIGVGQCGGPGTTAALAMLNDAVKKGGVMASSSVGGLSGAFIPVSEDAGMIAAAQSGALSIEKLEAMTCVCSVGLDMIAVPGDVTVEAIASLVADEMAIGVINNKTTAVRLIPAIGHKVGDMLEFGGLMGSAPVMPLNAFAGTVFAHRGGRMPAPLNSLKN; encoded by the coding sequence GTGTCCATCACCATTCAGGAGATCGGCGAGACCCTGTCGATGGTCGCCCAGCAGAACCTGGACGTGCGCACCATCACCATGGGCATCAACACCATGAGCTGCATCGACGAGGACATCCAGGTGATGGCGCGCAAGGTGTACGACCGCCTCACCTCCGCCGCCGAGCGCCTCGTGCCCGTCGCCGAGTCGCTCGAGCGCGAGTACGGCATCCCGATCGTAAACAAGCGCATCTCCGTGACGCCGATGGCCCAGCTCGCGGCCGCCACGCCCGCCACCGACCTCGTGCCTCTGGCCCAGGCGCTCGACGACGCGGCCGCCACCGTGGGCGTCGACTTCGTGGGCGGCTTCTCGGCGCTCGTGCAGAAGGGCATGGGCGACGGCGACCTGCGCCTCATCAACTGCATCCCCGACGCGCTCGCCTCGACAAACCGCGTGTGCTCCAGCGTGAACCTCGCCAGCGTGCGCGCCGGCATCAACATGGACGCCGTGTTCAAGATGGCGCAGGTCATCAAGGCCACGGCCGAGAAGACGGCCGACAACCACTGCTACGGCGCAGCCAAGCTCGTCGTGTTCGCCAACATGGTCGAGGACTCGCCGTTCATGGCGGGCGCCGTGCACGGCTCGGGCGAGGGCGACGAGGTCATCAACGTCGGCGTCTCGGGCCCCGGCGTTATGGCGGCCGCGCTCAAGCAGCTCAGCCCCCAGGCCGACATGCAGACGGTCGCCGAGACGATCAAGGCGACGGCGTTCAAGATCACGCGCGTCGGCGAGCTCATGGCCCGCGAGGCCTCCAAGCGCCTCGGTGTGCAGATGGGCATCGTCGATCTCTCCCTGGCCCCGACGCCTGCCATCGGCGACTCCGTGGCCGAGATTCTCGAGATCATCGGCGTCGGCCAGTGCGGCGGCCCCGGCACGACGGCTGCCCTGGCCATGCTCAACGACGCCGTGAAGAAGGGCGGCGTCATGGCGAGCTCCAGCGTCGGCGGCCTGTCGGGCGCGTTCATCCCCGTGAGCGAGGACGCCGGCATGATCGCAGCCGCGCAGTCCGGCGCGCTGTCCATCGAGAAGCTCGAGGCCATGACGTGCGTGTGCTCCGTGGGTCTCGACATGATCGCCGTGCCCGGTGACGTCACGGTCGAGGCCATCGCCAGTCTCGTCGCCGACGAGATGGCCATTGGCGTCATCAACAACAAGACGACGGCCGTGCGCCTCATCCCGGCCATCGGCCACAAGGTCGGCGACATGCTCGAGTTCGGCGGCCTCATGGGCTCCGCGCCGGTCATGCCGCTCAACGCGTTTGCTGGCACCGTGTTCGCACACCGCGGCGGCCGCATGCCCGCCCCGCTCAACTCGCTGAAGAACTAG
- the tsaA gene encoding tRNA (N6-threonylcarbamoyladenosine(37)-N6)-methyltransferase TrmO, producing the protein MELDAIACVRTAYPTKFGVPRQPGLVDALPARVEFAPAYRNADAVRGLEGFDYVWLIWGFSHNDRGEASAERPAWSPTVRPPILGGTARQGVFATRSSFRPNGLGLSSVRLAGVELDAPYPDGSRGPVLHVRGADMVDGTPVYDVKPYLADTDSHPQTRLGWKQGVRWPEIERVVVPPDEMARVPEALREGLVQVLRQDPRPAYTRRGQEDREFWVPLGSEPGEAVAVYFTVATGLEADRPAASELRVTRVRELSDDELARLRATGTF; encoded by the coding sequence ATGGAGCTCGACGCAATTGCGTGCGTGCGCACAGCCTATCCCACGAAGTTCGGTGTGCCGCGCCAGCCGGGGCTTGTGGACGCTCTGCCGGCGCGCGTGGAGTTTGCGCCCGCGTATCGCAACGCCGACGCCGTGCGCGGACTCGAGGGCTTCGACTACGTGTGGCTCATCTGGGGGTTCTCGCACAACGACCGGGGCGAGGCGTCTGCGGAGCGCCCCGCGTGGTCGCCGACTGTGCGGCCGCCCATCCTCGGCGGGACGGCGCGTCAGGGCGTGTTCGCGACGCGGTCGAGCTTCCGGCCCAACGGGCTGGGGCTGTCGTCGGTTCGCCTTGCGGGCGTCGAGCTCGACGCGCCGTACCCTGACGGCTCGCGCGGTCCCGTGCTGCACGTCCGCGGCGCCGACATGGTGGACGGGACGCCGGTCTACGACGTGAAGCCCTACCTCGCTGACACGGACAGCCACCCGCAGACGCGTCTCGGCTGGAAGCAGGGCGTGCGCTGGCCCGAAATCGAGCGCGTCGTCGTGCCGCCCGACGAGATGGCGCGCGTCCCCGAGGCGCTGCGCGAGGGGCTCGTCCAGGTGCTGCGCCAGGACCCTCGCCCCGCCTACACGCGCCGTGGCCAGGAGGATCGCGAGTTTTGGGTGCCGCTCGGCAGCGAGCCGGGGGAGGCGGTTGCCGTGTACTTCACGGTGGCAACCGGGCTCGAGGCTGACCGGCCCGCCGCTTCCGAGCTGCGAGTCACGCGCGTGCGCGAGCTCTCCGACGACGAGCTTGCCCGCTTGCGCGCCACGGGCACGTTCTAG